The genomic stretch TCCCACCCACTTCGACACGGAGATTTGGCGCGAATTTGATTTAGAGTTGTTTTCATTTGGACACCTTGCATACTGTGCGGATGTGATTAGCCGCCTCTCGCAAAAGGTCTGGATGACTATCTTCGTCAAACAACGATGTCTCCATTTCATAGGCAGCTTCTTCGAGTTCATTATCAATTGTCATTCTGTTATCCTTTTAATAGATTACCCATTACCAAAAATAAACTTAGTGGTCATTGCATACACAGGGCGGCGTATCTTTCTTTTACCGAGGAGAGCATCTAAAAAGGTATTAGGTTGTCGTCGTAAGGATCGTTTTGAATTCTTTTTGCTGGTGCTTGACGTGGTGCGCTAGCTGATTCACCGCTAGGTTTTCCACCCTGTAGGGCAATGTCGTTTACTCGCACATCCATGCTCTTGCGCTTTTGACCGTCTTTATCTGTCCATTCGCGCTCGGTTACAGAGCCGATAACGGTCACTTGCTGGCCTTTTGATAGGTAGGGTGCTAGTGATTCCCCGCGCTTGCCAAATATGGCGCAATTCCACCAGATAGTGTGTTTGTCGCCACCTTTCATGTAGGTGTCTGCTACCGAGAACGATACAACGGGTGTACCATCTGACAGTGCGCGGGTTTCACATTCTTTGCCTAGATTGCCTGTGATAGTGATTGAGTTCATTTATGCCTCTGCTTTCTCTTTAAGTGATAGATGATGGTTACGAATTGCTGTGCGAATGTTTGACGGTAATAAATTGTGCAAAGCAATAGCTTCTTCTCCGTCTGTGATTCCCATTTTTTCGCCATAAGCATCAATGATGTTATCTTTTGCAAAATGCTCTTTGATGTTTTCGGCGCATAGCTGAATGATTGCCAAACGGTCTGCACTGATTCCAAGTGTTTCAGTTTTAGGGCTTGCAGGGATAATGGTTACTTTGGTATCTTTCTTTGTGTCAGGTGCTTCTTCACCCTCTGGCAAATCTTCGCCAGCATAGATATACAAGCCCAAACCATGCAGGGATAACGCCTTGGTCATACAGCGCATAATGGCGGTATTGACTTGGAAGGCATCAGGGCTTGATATGGCTTTGTTGCGATGATCCATTACGGGTAACTGGCAGGTCATAGCCTTTTCAAACATGGTGACAGTTACCCAAACCATGCAAGTGCCGTGAATGTCCATGTAGCATTTATCGCCAAACATTTCTACTTTGTAGGACACTTTAGGGTCAGCTTTCAATGCTTCAGCCCAAGCCCAAGCCCACGATAGATAGGTTAGGTTTGCTTTCTTTTCCGTGTGTTCATTCAC from Candidatus Cloacimonadota bacterium encodes the following:
- a CDS encoding single-stranded DNA-binding protein; its protein translation is MNSITITGNLGKECETRALSDGTPVVSFSVADTYMKGGDKHTIWWNCAIFGKRGESLAPYLSKGQQVTVIGSVTEREWTDKDGQKRKSMDVRVNDIALQGGKPSGESASAPRQAPAKRIQNDPYDDNLIPF
- a CDS encoding DUF1071 domain-containing protein, producing the protein MNIETLLKTNVNEHTEKKANLTYLSWAWAWAEALKADPKVSYKVEMFGDKCYMDIHGTCMVWVTVTMFEKAMTCQLPVMDHRNKAISSPDAFQVNTAIMRCMTKALSLHGLGLYIYAGEDLPEGEEAPDTKKDTKVTIIPASPKTETLGISADRLAIIQLCAENIKEHFAKDNIIDAYGEKMGITDGEEAIALHNLLPSNIRTAIRNHHLSLKEKAEA